A region from the Naumannella halotolerans genome encodes:
- a CDS encoding PPOX class F420-dependent oxidoreductase, giving the protein MTAIPDWTRALLDAPTYATLATLNSDGSPQLTEMWVARDEETVIFSSVAGRQKPKNIARDPRVSVLLVDPDSPFRYSEIRGTAEVVDDPGELIQDLAQKYTGKAWPADPPGAQRVIIRLTPTRVHEKKG; this is encoded by the coding sequence ATGACCGCGATCCCGGACTGGACCCGTGCGCTGCTGGATGCACCGACCTATGCCACCTTGGCCACCCTGAACAGCGATGGCTCACCCCAGTTGACCGAGATGTGGGTGGCCCGCGACGAGGAAACGGTGATCTTCTCCAGCGTCGCCGGCCGACAGAAGCCGAAGAACATCGCCCGGGATCCGCGGGTGAGTGTGCTGCTGGTCGACCCGGACAGCCCGTTCCGGTATTCCGAGATCCGCGGCACCGCCGAGGTGGTCGACGACCCCGGCGAGTTGATCCAGGACCTCGCACAGAAGTACACCGGCAAGGCCTGGCCGGCCGACCCGCCCGGCGCCCAGCGGGTGATCATCCGGCTCACCCCGACCCGGGTGCACGAGAAGAAGGGCTGA
- a CDS encoding DMT family transporter — protein MAPTTGRLPLLPAAGFVLIWSSGYLAGPIGTAAMSPLMLVAARFAVAAVLAAGLALALRRPRRISQRTLSQLIFAGVMLNAVQFGAMYLAFDAGLSGTLASLAHSLSPVLTAVLAALLLGERLSKLQVVGFAVGVCGVIVVLGPDVGAVGGVASIVLAVVSVLGLSLGTLGQRSSAEPVDPLWGAAVQFAVAVPPVFVVAMLVEGTDPARIVLDPTVAIPMVLYIAVFNSIVGLGLLGILVRTRGPGAAASIFFLMPPVTALLSWIVLGETLNARELIGLLIAVAGVAAATRSSAAATAARSPR, from the coding sequence GTGGCGCCCACGACCGGTCGACTCCCGCTGCTGCCGGCAGCGGGGTTCGTGCTGATCTGGTCCTCGGGCTACCTCGCCGGACCGATCGGCACCGCTGCGATGTCACCGCTGATGTTGGTGGCCGCACGTTTCGCCGTGGCGGCGGTCCTCGCAGCCGGTCTCGCCCTGGCTCTGCGGCGACCCCGACGGATCAGCCAACGCACCTTGTCGCAGTTGATCTTCGCCGGTGTGATGTTGAACGCGGTCCAGTTCGGCGCGATGTACCTGGCTTTCGACGCCGGTCTCAGCGGCACCCTGGCCTCACTGGCCCACTCCCTCAGCCCGGTGCTGACCGCCGTCCTGGCAGCGTTGCTGCTCGGGGAGCGGCTGTCGAAACTGCAGGTGGTCGGATTCGCCGTCGGAGTGTGCGGGGTGATCGTGGTGCTCGGGCCGGATGTCGGCGCAGTCGGCGGAGTCGCCTCGATCGTCCTGGCCGTGGTCAGCGTGCTCGGGCTCAGCCTGGGCACCTTGGGCCAGCGGTCGAGCGCCGAACCGGTCGATCCCCTGTGGGGCGCCGCGGTGCAGTTCGCCGTGGCCGTACCACCGGTGTTCGTGGTGGCCATGCTGGTGGAGGGCACCGACCCGGCCCGGATCGTCCTCGACCCGACCGTGGCGATTCCGATGGTGCTCTACATCGCGGTGTTCAACTCGATCGTCGGGCTCGGGCTGCTCGGCATCCTGGTCCGCACCCGCGGCCCGGGCGCGGCGGCCAGCATCTTCTTCCTGATGCCGCCGGTGACCGCCCTGCTCTCCTGGATCGTGCTGGGTGAGACCCTGAACGCCCGGGAGTTGATCGGTCTGCTGATCGCCGTGGCCGGAGTCGCCGCGGCGACCCGGAGCAGCGCCGCTGCAACGGCCGCCCGGTCACCCCGTTGA
- a CDS encoding trimeric intracellular cation channel family protein, with protein sequence MEAAETALTAIGIFAFALSGALMAVRKDMDVVGMFVLAAITAVGGGALRDLLLGLPPAALRSSWWWILIALATAVVFFFHLAVDRLRRAVLVCDAAGLAVFCTTSTTIAHQVGMGPAESVLIGAIGGCAGGVLRDVLAGEIPSVLRKGTTLYVLPALLGCAIVVAVRSAGYEGVAAMIGASILIIVLRLLSLWRGWQAPSPKASRG encoded by the coding sequence GTGGAAGCGGCAGAGACGGCACTGACGGCGATCGGGATCTTCGCCTTCGCCCTGTCCGGCGCGCTGATGGCGGTACGCAAGGACATGGATGTGGTCGGCATGTTCGTCCTGGCGGCGATCACCGCCGTCGGTGGCGGGGCGTTGCGGGACCTGCTTCTGGGGTTGCCGCCGGCCGCCCTGCGTTCCTCCTGGTGGTGGATCCTGATCGCCTTGGCCACGGCGGTGGTGTTCTTCTTCCACCTCGCGGTCGATCGGCTCCGGCGGGCGGTGCTGGTCTGCGACGCCGCCGGGCTCGCGGTCTTCTGCACCACCTCCACCACGATCGCCCATCAGGTCGGTATGGGCCCGGCGGAGTCGGTGTTGATCGGCGCGATCGGTGGCTGTGCCGGGGGCGTCCTCCGCGATGTGCTGGCCGGTGAGATCCCGTCGGTACTGCGGAAGGGCACCACGCTCTACGTGCTGCCGGCGCTGCTGGGCTGCGCGATCGTGGTCGCGGTCCGCTCGGCCGGGTACGAGGGGGTGGCGGCGATGATCGGCGCCAGCATCTTGATCATCGTCCTCCGCCTGCTCTCGCTGTGGCGTGGCTGGCAGGCGCCGTCACCGAAGGCGAGCCGGGGCTGA